In a genomic window of Vigna angularis cultivar LongXiaoDou No.4 chromosome 6, ASM1680809v1, whole genome shotgun sequence:
- the LOC108343831 gene encoding RINT1-like protein MAG2L isoform X1: protein MDPSSSSSLPRLPNVADLTPQHSAFLDQHFQTKRDLSHESSNLFLSSSLSQQCSELESMFLLHASKRTVSWISRSFRAKSSLQQLSLALRNLSLRTSPHGFGSKRFRRVLTEEIPRLAYEMNRIESLRCYLETAVQLEALVGDLEDASLFVMSCHTGNMFKLKLLNSLISEDAGRKHDKLLQAIKAMNDIEEVLIGVEKFHPQWYCLLKSVDTRVDKILSALRPQIFADHRALLVSLGWPPKLLLSNSGNDGITDLPNPLVLMQEDKRRNYSRSFIALCALQHLQKRKEERQLNNNNLIEIDTQYKQLWAIDELVSPIASRMEYHFTKWSEQPEYMFALAYKVTRDFIAGIDGVLQPLIDKARLVSCSAKEAWVSAVVQMLSGFLEKNVFSLLAERYKVKHLKSNVSSSWLHLVDLTIAFDKKMQSLLNLETCFLAVSESFEGQSRGVSVLSIFCNRPDWLKIWAKIEFKNAWKKLNTELKEEKSWVISRISKPGIDNNQEYLLLAVEDNKAPPIAEFFLKIIWDIIERCKTMPSILSRAQFIRFTAGRLLWYFFKLLLFQFKAKELRLDNSDNVAIVMVCGLINAARYIWIKLQEWSDAIEFLEMKIAENDAGKPIQDNTMDNGCFFNEEIRSLSEMETNWLIEIIAVVLRQFEMLSWEYVQNDDSFKDNRDFTNLREDVDLVVSDDFVEALYALKSWLQTVKINLNRKDFLDLWRSIAEGLDHYISGSIVRNEVWFSKVGANQFEADIQALIFIFQPYCVRPQAFFPCIGEILKLLKLKKEEVKLMQTLLSNNENGFECLHLYGISNLSVNQVLQVLRCKIWVG from the exons ATGgacccttcttcttcttcttctcttccccGTTTGCCAAATGTCGCCGACCTCACGCCCCAACACTCAGCGTTTCTTGATCAACACTTCCAAACCAAACGCGACCTATCTCACGAATCTTCCAACCTCTTTCTCTCCTCCTCGCTCTCGCAGCAATGCTCCGAGCTAGAGTCGATGTTCCTCCTTCACGCTTCGAAACGCACCGTTTCGTGGATCTCTCGCTCCTTCCGCGCCAAATCCTCGCTCCAGCAACTCTCTCTCGCTCTTCGCAATCTCTCCCTTCGCACTTCTCCGC ATGGATTTGGTTCGAAGAGGTTTCGGCGGGTTTTGACAGAGGAGATTCCTCGATTGGCCTACGAAATGAACAGAATCGAGTCTCTTCGGTGTTATCTTG AGACTGCTGTACAGTTGGAAGCTCTAGTTGGGGATCTTGAAGATGCTTCTCTCTTTGTCATGTCTTGCCACACAGGGAATATGTTTAAATTGAAGCTCTTGAATTCACTAATCTCTGAA GATGCTGGAAGAAAACATGACAAGTTGCTTCAGGCCATAAAAGCCATGAATGATATTGAAGAAGTATTGATTGGTGTTGAGAAATTCCATCCTCAGTGGTATTGTCTTCTGAAGTCTGTTGACACCAGAGTAGATAAGATCTTATCTGCTCTCCGGCCACAAATTTTTGCAGATCACCGGGCTCTTCTAGTCTCTCTTGGGTGGCCACCAAAACTACTTCTGTCAAACAGTGGAAACGATGGTATTACAGACCTTCCTAATCCATTGGTTCTTATGcaagaagataaaagaagaaattactCTCGAAGTTTTATTGCTCTTTGTGCTTTGCAGCATCTGcaaaagagaaaggaagaaagacagcttaataataataatcttataGAAATAGACACTCAGTACAAACAGCTTTGGGCCATTGATGAATTAGTATCACCTATTGCATCAAGGATGGAGTACCATTTCACCAAATGGTCTGAGCAGCCAGAATATATGTTTGCTTTGGCATATAAAGTTACCAGAGATTTTATTGCTGGAATAGATGGTGTCTTGCAGCCACTTATTGACAAGGCCAGGCTTGTCAGTTGCAGTGCAAAGGAGGCGTGGGTCTCTGCAGTGGTCCAAATGCTTTCTGGCTTTCTGGAAAAAAACGTTTTTTCTTTGCTTGCTGAAAGATATAAAGTAAAGCATTTGAAGTCTAATGTATCATCTTCATGGCTTCACCTTGTGGATCTTACCATTGCATTTGACAAAAAGATGCAATCCCTTCTCAATCTGGAGACTTGTTTTTTGGCAGTGTCTGAAAGTTTTGAAGGGCAGTCAAGAGGTGTATCAGTTCTATCAATATTTTGTAATAGGCCTGATTGGCTGAAGATCTGGGCAAAAATAGAGTTCAAAAATGCCTGGAAGAAACTTAATACCGAACTGAAAGAAGAGAAATCGTGGGTGATTTCTAGAATTTCTAAACCTGGGATTGATAATAATCAGGAGTATCTGCTATTGGCTGTTGAAGATAACAAAGCTCCACCTATCGCAgagttttttcttaaaattatctGGGATATAATTGAACGCTGCAAAACTATGCCATCCATTTTATCACGTGCACAATTTATTAGATTTACTGCAGGAAGATTGCTCTGGTACTTCTTTAAGCTTTTACTTTTTCAGTTCAAGGCAAAGGAATTACGTCTGGATAATTCTGATAATGTTGCTATAGTTATGGTGTGTGGGTTAATAAATGCTGCCAGATATATTTGGATTAAATTACAAGAATGGAGTGATGCTATTGAGTTTTTGGAGATGAAAATTGCTGAAAATGATGCTGGCAAGCCCATACAAGATAATACAATGGATAATGGCTGCTTTTTTAACGAAGAAATAAGAAGCTTGTCTGAAATGGAAACAAACTGGCTTATAGAAATTATTGCAGTTGTTCTTCGACAGTTTGAAATGCTTTCCTGGGAATATGTTCAAAACGATGATAGCTTTAAGGACAACCGAGATTTTACAAATCTTAGAGAGGATGTTGATTTAGTAGTTTCCGATGATTTTGTTGAAGCTTTGTACGCTTTAAAAAGCTGGCTTCAAACTGTGAAGATAAATCTCAATAGAAAGGATTTTTTGGATTTGTGGAGAAGCATTGCTGAGGGGCTAGATCATTACATCTCAGGCAGCATTGTCAGAAATGAGGTTTGGTTCTCTAAGGTGGGAGCCAATCAATTTGAAGCTGATATACAAGcactaatatttatttttcagccTTACTGTGTCCGCCCACAAGCATTTTTTCCTTGTATTGGTGAGATTCTTAAGCTTTTGAAACTGAAAAAGGAAGAGGTAAAGCTAATGCAAACACTTTTGTCCAACAATGAAAATGGATTTGAGTGTTTGCATCTTTATGGAATTTCTAATCTATCAGTTAATCAAGTTCTTCAAGTTCTTAGATGCAAAATTTGGGTTGGTTGA
- the LOC108343831 gene encoding RINT1-like protein MAG2L isoform X2 encodes MSCHTGNMFKLKLLNSLISEDAGRKHDKLLQAIKAMNDIEEVLIGVEKFHPQWYCLLKSVDTRVDKILSALRPQIFADHRALLVSLGWPPKLLLSNSGNDGITDLPNPLVLMQEDKRRNYSRSFIALCALQHLQKRKEERQLNNNNLIEIDTQYKQLWAIDELVSPIASRMEYHFTKWSEQPEYMFALAYKVTRDFIAGIDGVLQPLIDKARLVSCSAKEAWVSAVVQMLSGFLEKNVFSLLAERYKVKHLKSNVSSSWLHLVDLTIAFDKKMQSLLNLETCFLAVSESFEGQSRGVSVLSIFCNRPDWLKIWAKIEFKNAWKKLNTELKEEKSWVISRISKPGIDNNQEYLLLAVEDNKAPPIAEFFLKIIWDIIERCKTMPSILSRAQFIRFTAGRLLWYFFKLLLFQFKAKELRLDNSDNVAIVMVCGLINAARYIWIKLQEWSDAIEFLEMKIAENDAGKPIQDNTMDNGCFFNEEIRSLSEMETNWLIEIIAVVLRQFEMLSWEYVQNDDSFKDNRDFTNLREDVDLVVSDDFVEALYALKSWLQTVKINLNRKDFLDLWRSIAEGLDHYISGSIVRNEVWFSKVGANQFEADIQALIFIFQPYCVRPQAFFPCIGEILKLLKLKKEEVKLMQTLLSNNENGFECLHLYGISNLSVNQVLQVLRCKIWVG; translated from the exons ATGTCTTGCCACACAGGGAATATGTTTAAATTGAAGCTCTTGAATTCACTAATCTCTGAA GATGCTGGAAGAAAACATGACAAGTTGCTTCAGGCCATAAAAGCCATGAATGATATTGAAGAAGTATTGATTGGTGTTGAGAAATTCCATCCTCAGTGGTATTGTCTTCTGAAGTCTGTTGACACCAGAGTAGATAAGATCTTATCTGCTCTCCGGCCACAAATTTTTGCAGATCACCGGGCTCTTCTAGTCTCTCTTGGGTGGCCACCAAAACTACTTCTGTCAAACAGTGGAAACGATGGTATTACAGACCTTCCTAATCCATTGGTTCTTATGcaagaagataaaagaagaaattactCTCGAAGTTTTATTGCTCTTTGTGCTTTGCAGCATCTGcaaaagagaaaggaagaaagacagcttaataataataatcttataGAAATAGACACTCAGTACAAACAGCTTTGGGCCATTGATGAATTAGTATCACCTATTGCATCAAGGATGGAGTACCATTTCACCAAATGGTCTGAGCAGCCAGAATATATGTTTGCTTTGGCATATAAAGTTACCAGAGATTTTATTGCTGGAATAGATGGTGTCTTGCAGCCACTTATTGACAAGGCCAGGCTTGTCAGTTGCAGTGCAAAGGAGGCGTGGGTCTCTGCAGTGGTCCAAATGCTTTCTGGCTTTCTGGAAAAAAACGTTTTTTCTTTGCTTGCTGAAAGATATAAAGTAAAGCATTTGAAGTCTAATGTATCATCTTCATGGCTTCACCTTGTGGATCTTACCATTGCATTTGACAAAAAGATGCAATCCCTTCTCAATCTGGAGACTTGTTTTTTGGCAGTGTCTGAAAGTTTTGAAGGGCAGTCAAGAGGTGTATCAGTTCTATCAATATTTTGTAATAGGCCTGATTGGCTGAAGATCTGGGCAAAAATAGAGTTCAAAAATGCCTGGAAGAAACTTAATACCGAACTGAAAGAAGAGAAATCGTGGGTGATTTCTAGAATTTCTAAACCTGGGATTGATAATAATCAGGAGTATCTGCTATTGGCTGTTGAAGATAACAAAGCTCCACCTATCGCAgagttttttcttaaaattatctGGGATATAATTGAACGCTGCAAAACTATGCCATCCATTTTATCACGTGCACAATTTATTAGATTTACTGCAGGAAGATTGCTCTGGTACTTCTTTAAGCTTTTACTTTTTCAGTTCAAGGCAAAGGAATTACGTCTGGATAATTCTGATAATGTTGCTATAGTTATGGTGTGTGGGTTAATAAATGCTGCCAGATATATTTGGATTAAATTACAAGAATGGAGTGATGCTATTGAGTTTTTGGAGATGAAAATTGCTGAAAATGATGCTGGCAAGCCCATACAAGATAATACAATGGATAATGGCTGCTTTTTTAACGAAGAAATAAGAAGCTTGTCTGAAATGGAAACAAACTGGCTTATAGAAATTATTGCAGTTGTTCTTCGACAGTTTGAAATGCTTTCCTGGGAATATGTTCAAAACGATGATAGCTTTAAGGACAACCGAGATTTTACAAATCTTAGAGAGGATGTTGATTTAGTAGTTTCCGATGATTTTGTTGAAGCTTTGTACGCTTTAAAAAGCTGGCTTCAAACTGTGAAGATAAATCTCAATAGAAAGGATTTTTTGGATTTGTGGAGAAGCATTGCTGAGGGGCTAGATCATTACATCTCAGGCAGCATTGTCAGAAATGAGGTTTGGTTCTCTAAGGTGGGAGCCAATCAATTTGAAGCTGATATACAAGcactaatatttatttttcagccTTACTGTGTCCGCCCACAAGCATTTTTTCCTTGTATTGGTGAGATTCTTAAGCTTTTGAAACTGAAAAAGGAAGAGGTAAAGCTAATGCAAACACTTTTGTCCAACAATGAAAATGGATTTGAGTGTTTGCATCTTTATGGAATTTCTAATCTATCAGTTAATCAAGTTCTTCAAGTTCTTAGATGCAAAATTTGGGTTGGTTGA